A genomic window from Companilactobacillus pabuli includes:
- a CDS encoding recombinase family protein, which produces MAKIGYARVSSKEQHLDRQLAALKDVDKLFTDKLSGANTNRPELQKMLAYIREGDIVLVTELDRLGRNNHDLTKIMNSIQNKGATLDVLNLPSMTGIADPNLRQLMTNLIIELYKYQAESERKRIIERQQQGIALAKQQGKYHGRKPQYTQDDPRLQHAFKLYQTGMSDVDVARNTGIKRTTFIRYRKKFNIQR; this is translated from the coding sequence ATGGCTAAAATCGGTTATGCGCGTGTGAGTTCCAAGGAGCAACATTTAGATCGACAGTTAGCGGCTTTAAAAGACGTTGATAAATTATTTACGGATAAATTAAGTGGGGCTAACACTAATCGGCCAGAACTGCAAAAAATGCTGGCCTATATTCGTGAGGGAGATATTGTCCTGGTCACTGAATTAGATCGCTTAGGCAGAAACAACCATGATTTGACTAAGATCATGAACTCCATTCAAAATAAGGGTGCCACCCTAGATGTGTTAAATTTGCCGTCCATGACAGGGATTGCTGACCCAAATTTACGTCAACTGATGACCAACTTGATTATTGAACTCTATAAGTATCAGGCCGAAAGTGAACGTAAGCGAATCATTGAGCGCCAGCAGCAAGGGATTGCCTTAGCTAAGCAGCAGGGTAAATATCATGGGCGCAAACCCCAATACACCCAAGACGATCCCCGCTTGCAACACGCTTTTAAGCTTTATCAAACGGGTATGAGTGATGTAGATGTTGCCCGTAATACAGGGATTAAACGGACGACCTTTATCAGATATCGAAAGAAATTCAATATACAAAGATGA
- a CDS encoding glycosyltransferase family 2 protein, translating to MNEKMITIVVPIFNGEKYIEESINSILNQKYKNFEILIVNDGSTDDTQKLLEQLYATNRKVKIVNTENRGVSSARNLGISLAKGEFLIFMDADDRLVKNALYLINEKLSKNIPELLIFGFSVFNDSRRHNDTYLLENLEKKQEVSNNCLMKCMLSTKNNLLGYVWRAAYSVEMLKKNKIFFDERLKISEDYLFLLESIVNSRKIIVSSDELYEYHLSESSMSNKYIPTLLKDMMWVNKWIESNIISNNSQLKPQYINTLTNTYIRFVQNTIRDKHKSPLEKLKYIQVGRSNYHFEEVIDVSFKNLNDFDLKSRIGITLFKYKLESLYMLIFTLKYKLSELFCHRIKQR from the coding sequence ATGAATGAAAAAATGATTACCATTGTAGTACCTATCTTTAATGGCGAAAAGTATATTGAAGAAAGTATAAATAGTATTTTAAATCAAAAGTATAAAAATTTTGAAATTTTGATTGTTAATGATGGTTCCACAGATGATACTCAGAAACTTTTAGAACAGTTATATGCCACAAATAGAAAAGTGAAGATAGTAAATACAGAAAATAGAGGTGTTAGTTCGGCTAGAAATTTAGGAATTAGTCTTGCAAAGGGAGAATTTCTTATTTTTATGGATGCTGATGATCGTTTAGTAAAGAACGCACTGTATCTTATAAATGAAAAATTATCTAAAAATATACCGGAATTACTTATATTTGGATTTTCTGTATTTAACGATAGCCGTAGACATAATGATACATATCTTTTGGAAAATTTAGAAAAAAAACAAGAGGTCAGTAATAATTGTCTGATGAAATGTATGTTATCTACAAAAAATAATTTATTGGGTTATGTGTGGAGAGCTGCATATTCGGTAGAAATGCTCAAAAAAAATAAGATTTTTTTTGATGAAAGGCTTAAAATATCGGAAGACTATTTATTTTTGTTGGAATCAATTGTAAATTCAAGAAAAATAATAGTTTCATCGGACGAGTTATACGAATACCATTTGAGTGAAAGTTCTATGTCTAATAAATATATACCTACTCTTTTAAAGGATATGATGTGGGTAAATAAGTGGATAGAATCTAATATTATTTCTAATAACTCACAGTTAAAACCACAATATATTAACACTTTAACCAATACTTATATACGATTTGTACAAAATACTATTCGTGATAAACATAAAAGCCCATTAGAAAAATTGAAATATATTCAAGTAGGAAGAAGTAATTATCATTTTGAAGAGGTTATTGATGTCTCTTTTAAAAATTTGAATGATTTTGATTTAAAGTCAAGAATAGGCATTACATTATTTAAATATAAGTTGGAATCATTATATATGCTTATCTTTACATTGAAATATAAATTGAGTGAATTATTTTGCCATAGAATAAAACAACGTTAA
- a CDS encoding LacI family DNA-binding transcriptional regulator gives MKPTIKDIAAKTGFSIATVSRVLAKKQGTYSDKTQERILKVAKDLGYRKNTLAMELVKKKTDVIAVIVNVTPTNFSSGIIDGIQQRATEIGLQVIILYAGNRNTELQHQAIVTALERTVSGILLMAIDPDKADLQLLTESKTPFCFVSINLADERVKSVSSDNYQAAYLATKYLISHGHRTIGLAGIDHYHTGSQRLAGYQAALKDYSIHGQAEWVQPGDYSYQAGYNVFNAYQELGITGVVAASDMTAAGLQKAAQESNVKLPGALSVVSIDGTLICDIATPALTSVTQNFVQIGIESVNCLVGKSATRLVPVTLVERESVTTI, from the coding sequence ATGAAGCCAACAATCAAAGATATTGCCGCTAAAACTGGCTTTTCAATTGCTACAGTGTCACGAGTGTTGGCGAAAAAACAGGGTACATATAGCGACAAGACTCAGGAGCGTATTTTAAAAGTTGCTAAGGATCTCGGCTATCGGAAGAATACACTAGCCATGGAATTGGTTAAAAAGAAGACCGACGTGATTGCCGTTATTGTCAACGTCACGCCGACGAATTTTTCAAGTGGAATTATTGATGGTATTCAACAGCGCGCGACTGAGATCGGGTTACAGGTTATTATTCTATATGCTGGTAATCGGAATACCGAGTTACAACATCAAGCAATTGTGACCGCCTTGGAACGTACTGTTTCAGGTATTTTGTTAATGGCGATTGATCCAGATAAAGCAGACTTACAATTATTAACAGAATCAAAGACACCGTTTTGTTTTGTTTCGATCAATCTAGCAGATGAACGCGTCAAGTCTGTTAGCTCTGACAATTATCAGGCGGCCTATTTGGCGACAAAGTATTTAATTTCGCATGGTCATCGGACAATTGGCCTAGCCGGAATCGACCATTATCATACAGGTAGTCAACGGCTTGCTGGGTATCAAGCGGCGTTAAAAGATTATTCGATTCATGGGCAAGCTGAATGGGTGCAACCCGGAGATTATAGTTATCAGGCTGGTTATAATGTTTTTAATGCTTATCAAGAGTTGGGCATTACTGGGGTTGTTGCAGCTAGTGATATGACGGCGGCCGGACTACAAAAGGCTGCTCAGGAGAGTAATGTGAAGCTACCTGGGGCGCTTTCTGTTGTCAGCATTGATGGAACGCTCATCTGCGATATTGCGACTCCTGCGTTGACAAGTGTTACCCAGAATTTTGTCCAGATTGGTATTGAAAGTGTTAATTGTTTGGTTGGCAAATCTGCCACGCGGTTAGTCCCAGTCACATTGGTTGAACGTGAGAGTGTTACAACTATATAA
- a CDS encoding SLC45 family MFS transporter codes for MNQPAVHPNKPIADVSSKPKTSTIANSLPNLPLKTIFAITFGFCGVNMAFSLQSSQMSRIFQTIGADPTKLGLFFILPPLAGLFVQPLVGKYSDRTWTRFGRRMPYLLFSAPLAALVMVLLPNAGSFGFGYASTAALLFGAIAILFMDLSSNVCMQPFRMIIGDMVNENQKDKAWSWQQAFSNLGGVLATILPFVLTYFGVANTAQKGVVPLSVRIAFYIGAIILLGISAYTIHTVKEYDPDTYALYHHIDPEQHKHTKPIWQLVKEAPKAFWEVALVQLFAWIGIQYMWTYTTGAIAENVWHTTNAASAGYQAAGNWYGILTFVQSMAAVLYGFLVLSRTNPYKRKFWYRFGLASFAVGLVWVFFIHNQYLLIAPFCLIGIGFFTVHVEPFNIFTSSLDGANEGSYIGIFNGTICLPQILASVASFMVFKFVGNSMPGMMLIAGISMFIAVLAISIIKQDKPQEDLSENPTK; via the coding sequence ATGAACCAACCTGCAGTACACCCGAATAAACCAATCGCTGATGTTTCCAGTAAGCCTAAGACATCTACTATTGCTAATTCGCTGCCCAACCTCCCATTAAAAACCATCTTTGCAATTACCTTTGGTTTTTGTGGGGTTAATATGGCCTTCTCATTACAATCATCACAGATGAGCCGGATTTTCCAGACCATTGGCGCTGATCCCACCAAACTAGGACTCTTCTTCATTCTGCCACCATTGGCTGGATTATTCGTCCAACCACTAGTCGGTAAATACTCTGATCGAACTTGGACGCGCTTTGGTCGTAGAATGCCCTACTTACTATTCAGCGCACCATTAGCGGCGTTGGTCATGGTGTTATTACCAAATGCTGGTTCATTCGGCTTTGGCTACGCTTCAACTGCTGCATTACTATTTGGTGCTATTGCTATTTTATTTATGGATTTATCAAGTAATGTTTGCATGCAACCATTCCGCATGATTATTGGAGATATGGTTAATGAAAATCAGAAGGACAAAGCATGGTCTTGGCAACAAGCTTTCAGTAACCTAGGAGGCGTACTTGCTACTATTCTACCGTTCGTCCTAACTTACTTTGGTGTTGCAAACACGGCGCAAAAAGGCGTTGTCCCTCTTTCTGTAAGAATTGCGTTTTATATTGGTGCCATTATTTTATTAGGCATCTCAGCATATACTATTCATACGGTTAAGGAATATGATCCTGACACGTACGCACTTTATCATCACATCGATCCTGAACAACATAAGCACACCAAACCTATTTGGCAATTAGTAAAAGAAGCCCCGAAAGCTTTCTGGGAAGTTGCCCTCGTTCAACTATTTGCCTGGATTGGTATTCAATATATGTGGACTTATACTACTGGTGCTATCGCCGAAAACGTTTGGCACACAACTAATGCTGCTTCGGCTGGCTATCAAGCTGCCGGTAATTGGTATGGAATCTTGACATTCGTTCAATCAATGGCCGCCGTTCTATATGGCTTCTTAGTTCTTTCACGGACTAATCCATACAAGCGAAAGTTTTGGTATCGCTTTGGCTTAGCTAGCTTCGCAGTTGGCCTCGTTTGGGTATTCTTTATTCACAACCAGTACCTATTAATTGCCCCATTCTGTTTAATCGGTATCGGCTTCTTTACGGTGCACGTCGAGCCCTTTAATATCTTTACTTCTTCACTAGATGGTGCCAATGAAGGCTCATATATTGGAATTTTTAACGGTACGATTTGCTTGCCACAAATTCTCGCATCCGTTGCCAGCTTCATGGTCTTTAAATTCGTTGGTAATTCGATGCCTGGAATGATGCTTATTGCTGGTATCTCAATGTTCATCGCGGTACTTGCCATTAGTATTATTAAGCAAGACAAGCCTCAAGAAGATTTGTCAGAGAATCCAACTAAATAA
- a CDS encoding IS30-like element ISLpl1 family transposase has product MSSITYSERIKIETFCELGLSNIQMGVRLNRSPSTISYELSRCQPYQAELAQTDAEYKRSRCGRKTKLSDELKQKILNHLRLSWSPGMIAHEFKLATKSIYNWLNQGRIDFSLNDLPEHGVRQRRNVDQRSKYNQSLGRSIEQRPMMINQRNRIGDFELDTVVGPRGHSKAVLLTLIDRKSRFLWAYRLKDRTTVTVNEALTKFLTTFNGPVHSFTVDRGTEFSGLVSLESQYGIKTYYCHAYTPAERGSNERFNRNLRYFYPKGTRFEHISAQDLTTTLLQINQRPLKILDWQTPYQVMLTNLSKNSD; this is encoded by the coding sequence TTGTCTAGTATAACCTATTCCGAACGAATTAAAATCGAAACCTTTTGTGAACTAGGGCTGTCCAATATCCAAATGGGCGTTCGGCTGAACCGATCACCGTCAACAATTTCTTATGAATTATCTCGATGTCAACCTTATCAGGCTGAATTAGCACAAACAGATGCCGAATACAAGCGATCACGATGTGGTCGGAAAACTAAGCTGAGCGATGAGTTAAAGCAAAAAATTCTCAACCATTTACGTCTAAGCTGGTCACCAGGAATGATTGCTCACGAATTTAAACTAGCTACTAAATCTATTTATAATTGGCTAAATCAGGGGAGAATTGATTTCTCCTTGAATGATCTACCTGAACATGGCGTACGCCAACGGCGTAACGTTGACCAACGATCCAAATATAATCAATCTTTGGGGCGATCAATTGAACAGCGTCCCATGATGATTAATCAACGTAATCGCATCGGCGATTTTGAACTAGATACAGTCGTTGGTCCTCGTGGGCATAGTAAGGCAGTTTTATTAACTTTAATCGATCGAAAATCACGGTTCCTTTGGGCATACCGGTTAAAAGATCGGACGACAGTGACTGTTAATGAAGCACTAACTAAGTTCCTAACCACTTTTAATGGTCCGGTGCACAGCTTTACTGTGGACCGTGGCACTGAGTTTAGTGGGCTAGTATCACTTGAATCACAATATGGTATTAAGACCTATTACTGCCATGCTTATACGCCAGCTGAACGTGGTAGTAATGAACGCTTTAATCGGAATTTACGTTATTTTTATCCTAAAGGGACTCGTTTTGAACACATTAGTGCTCAAGATTTAACGACGACGTTACTCCAAATTAACCAGCGACCGCTTAAAATACTCGACTGGCAAACACCGTATCAGGTTATGCTGACAAATTTGTCCAAAAATTCGGATTAA
- a CDS encoding lipopolysaccharide biosynthesis protein, with protein MNRYKKLIGNSAIFAVGNLGSKLMQFILIPVYSYTLTTSQFGKADLITTIIGLVSPLIYLDMVDGVFRFTLDESEDKKRVFSTGLLFTTIISIIAFMTGLAVAPFISKYPILDATLLLVVTTFFGLISNYVRAIGRVGTFAVAGIINTFIMGASNIIFLVIFHGGISSYLEAMVLGQIAAIIYFLISTPIIKQIRLKWFDIKLFREMCVYSIPLIPNTFAWWLNSASDRFFILMIIGASANGIYAMVNRFPTMVTTLTSIFFQSWQMTAIEEYDSKDSREFISNVFEYIISLIFLFSLGMLSVLKPMIRILLATDYYGGWKLVPIMLLVSIYTIISGFLGVLYTASKNTVGVFYSTLLGAIVNVLLTVSLIRWIGVYGAAIANAISFFSVFLYRYIHIKKLGKIQMNIAKFVLLHILLAIAAAINYEVNNSAFVFIVVLICIIIQISIDRRIKVIILDIVKVISGVRGRL; from the coding sequence ATGAATAGGTATAAGAAGCTAATTGGAAATTCGGCAATTTTTGCAGTAGGTAATTTGGGAAGTAAATTGATGCAGTTTATTCTTATCCCTGTCTATTCGTATACTCTAACAACTTCTCAATTTGGTAAAGCAGATTTAATTACTACAATTATTGGATTGGTTTCCCCACTTATCTACTTAGATATGGTAGATGGCGTTTTTCGATTTACTTTGGATGAGTCTGAAGATAAAAAAAGGGTTTTTTCAACAGGCTTATTATTTACGACTATTATTTCAATAATAGCTTTCATGACTGGATTGGCTGTGGCCCCATTTATTTCAAAATATCCTATATTGGATGCAACATTATTATTAGTTGTGACGACTTTCTTTGGATTGATATCGAATTATGTTCGAGCAATTGGGCGAGTAGGAACGTTTGCAGTTGCTGGAATAATTAATACTTTTATTATGGGAGCTTCGAACATTATATTTTTAGTGATATTTCATGGGGGGATTAGTTCATATTTAGAAGCTATGGTTCTCGGTCAAATTGCGGCAATTATATATTTTCTTATTTCTACACCCATCATTAAGCAAATCCGCCTTAAATGGTTTGATATAAAATTATTTCGAGAAATGTGTGTGTATAGTATCCCATTAATCCCTAATACCTTTGCATGGTGGCTCAACTCTGCATCAGATCGTTTTTTTATTCTTATGATTATAGGAGCAAGTGCCAATGGTATCTATGCCATGGTTAATAGGTTTCCAACGATGGTTACAACTTTGACAAGCATATTCTTTCAGTCTTGGCAAATGACAGCTATTGAGGAATATGATAGTAAAGACAGCAGGGAGTTCATATCTAATGTATTTGAATATATTATAAGTTTGATTTTTTTGTTTTCATTAGGTATGTTGTCAGTCCTGAAGCCAATGATAAGAATCCTTTTGGCTACTGATTACTATGGTGGATGGAAATTAGTACCAATTATGCTTTTGGTATCAATTTATACAATCATATCCGGATTTTTAGGTGTACTATATACTGCAAGTAAAAATACCGTTGGAGTTTTCTATAGTACTTTGTTAGGTGCGATTGTCAACGTTTTATTAACTGTTTCTTTAATTAGGTGGATTGGTGTTTATGGGGCCGCTATTGCTAATGCAATTTCATTTTTTAGTGTGTTCCTGTACAGATATATTCATATAAAAAAATTAGGTAAGATACAAATGAATATAGCAAAATTTGTTCTGTTGCATATTTTGCTTGCTATAGCCGCAGCAATTAATTATGAGGTTAATAATTCGGCTTTTGTTTTTATTGTTGTACTTATCTGCATTATAATTCAAATATCCATAGATAGAAGGATTAAAGTGATTATATTAGATATAGTAAAAGTAATAAGTGGCGTTAGAGGTAGATTGTAA
- a CDS encoding polysaccharide pyruvyl transferase family protein codes for MHIFINGYWETNLGDDLFLYIISKKFPKVQFDIYTTRKNFSVFKGISNVNLINKRDSLIDRVINKVSVKVNYPLKGSEYDKLIQIAKVYPVYLELGGSIFMLPSNGSLNVDYLVRMIIAKRVKHYLVIGSNFGPYSSHKQLIKYQHFFKSIESISFRDEYSYNLFKNCGDVNYFPDIVFNLPVQNNYKAGYVLFSVINTKKFGSYVDKMYTQFVCNQVKKEISRGNEVVLMSFCNHEGDKKKAREIKDRLIGVSKNIRIVEHSNIYKSLKIISGSKKIFATRYHSMILGWVFKKPTFVVSYSKKTENVIKSFFPQQSYAKLTNINENKNIKYTLIDDRTLIALKDEANKHFSDFEKVIQTYE; via the coding sequence ATGCATATATTCATTAATGGTTATTGGGAAACTAATTTAGGGGACGATCTATTTTTATACATAATTTCTAAAAAGTTCCCGAAGGTGCAATTCGATATATATACTACGAGGAAAAATTTTTCTGTCTTTAAGGGAATTAGTAATGTTAACTTAATAAATAAACGGGATTCTTTGATTGACCGTGTAATTAATAAGGTCAGTGTCAAAGTTAATTATCCCTTAAAAGGATCAGAATATGACAAGTTAATCCAGATTGCCAAAGTATACCCTGTATATTTAGAATTAGGTGGCTCTATTTTTATGTTACCATCTAATGGTTCTTTAAATGTGGATTATTTAGTCAGAATGATAATTGCGAAACGTGTGAAACATTATCTAGTCATTGGGAGCAACTTTGGCCCGTATTCTTCTCACAAACAACTAATAAAGTACCAGCATTTTTTTAAGTCCATTGAATCAATATCATTTAGAGATGAATACTCATATAACTTATTTAAGAATTGTGGGGATGTAAACTATTTTCCTGATATTGTGTTTAACCTCCCTGTCCAAAATAATTATAAAGCGGGTTATGTGCTGTTTTCTGTTATTAATACAAAAAAGTTTGGCTCTTATGTTGATAAAATGTATACCCAATTTGTTTGTAACCAAGTGAAGAAGGAAATAAGCAGAGGCAATGAAGTTGTATTAATGTCATTTTGTAATCATGAAGGTGATAAAAAGAAAGCTCGAGAAATCAAGGATAGATTGATAGGCGTTAGTAAGAATATCCGAATAGTGGAGCATAGTAATATATACAAATCTTTAAAAATTATTAGCGGATCAAAAAAAATTTTTGCTACAAGATATCATTCAATGATTCTAGGATGGGTTTTCAAAAAGCCAACATTTGTAGTTAGCTATAGTAAAAAAACGGAAAACGTAATTAAATCATTCTTTCCTCAACAAAGTTATGCTAAATTAACTAACATAAATGAAAACAAGAATATTAAATATACATTAATAGATGATAGGACATTAATTGCATTGAAAGATGAAGCCAATAAACATTTCAGCGATTTTGAGAAGGTAATTCAAACATATGAATAG
- a CDS encoding glycoside hydrolase family 31 protein: MSALPSYTQNGQTITFAFTQPLQLTIVTPEIIRVFINRGEQGDSYAIEGHKIQATDFTIESAGDHYIIRTSALTIHLDSERHLDTFDKDGNALITDYRGERIHLKGVDKVHERLVEAEGHSVTKAPTKSDQGYYEIIKSLAPDEYFYGLGDKTGYLNKRGFAYDNWNVDNPAPQLEILPNIYKSIPVILGLKNGHPYGIFFDNTYKSHLDMGKESNHYYFYSAVQGNLDYYIIGGTTLKDIVTNYTYLTGRTPLPQKWTLGYQQSRWGYSASQEEVQAIADNLAKYDLPCDAIHFDVDYMDGYRVFTWDKDKYQGNPKKFITKLNQQGLKVIPIIDPGVKQDSDYHIYAEGLKKGYFVKSADGDVYINKVWPGNAAFPDFGRPEVRQWWANNGKFLTDLGVAGIWIDMNEPATFEGPIPDDVVFNDQDTPSTHKKMHNVYGHNMAKATYTGLKEQTGNRPFVITRAAYAGTQKYSTVWTGDNRSMWPHIQMMIPQLCNLGLSGFSFTGTDIGGFASDTTSELLTRWIEGAIFSPLLRNHAALGTRQQEPWAFGEPTLNIYRKYLKLRYRLIPYLYDLFAKETKTGLPIMRPVVLNYDQDPRVRDLNDEYMVGDDILVAPVVQKSQFKRLVYLPAGNWVDFWNGAEYAGNQDIVVDTPLDKLPLFVKQNTILPWGPAVSHISDEPLKAMTFRVFGTQGTYQHYQDNGRDFKYQSGEWNNYTITVDHNKVNVQLTHHGYQPVYQQITVELSDHVVKLTYDNDSSCYRE; this comes from the coding sequence ATGAGTGCATTACCAAGTTACACACAGAACGGCCAAACGATCACGTTTGCTTTTACCCAACCATTACAATTAACTATTGTTACGCCGGAAATCATCCGCGTCTTTATTAATCGCGGTGAGCAAGGTGACTCCTATGCAATTGAGGGTCATAAAATTCAGGCGACTGATTTCACTATTGAAAGTGCTGGTGATCATTACATTATCCGGACATCAGCTTTAACGATTCACCTCGATTCCGAACGGCATCTTGATACCTTTGATAAAGATGGCAATGCCTTGATTACCGATTATCGTGGTGAACGCATTCACTTGAAAGGTGTCGACAAAGTCCATGAACGATTAGTTGAGGCAGAAGGCCATTCAGTGACTAAGGCACCTACTAAATCTGATCAAGGTTACTACGAAATCATTAAATCGCTAGCACCTGATGAATATTTTTATGGACTTGGTGACAAGACCGGATATCTAAACAAACGTGGTTTTGCCTATGATAATTGGAACGTTGATAACCCCGCTCCCCAGCTGGAGATCCTACCTAATATTTACAAGTCAATCCCAGTGATCTTGGGGCTAAAAAATGGACATCCTTACGGTATCTTCTTCGACAATACCTACAAGAGCCATTTAGATATGGGCAAGGAAAGCAACCATTACTACTTTTATTCAGCTGTCCAAGGTAACCTCGACTACTACATTATTGGTGGTACCACGTTAAAAGACATTGTCACCAATTACACCTACTTAACTGGTCGAACGCCACTACCTCAAAAGTGGACGCTCGGTTACCAACAATCACGGTGGGGTTACAGTGCTAGTCAAGAAGAAGTGCAAGCAATTGCAGATAACCTTGCAAAGTACGACTTACCATGCGATGCGATTCACTTTGACGTCGATTACATGGATGGTTATCGGGTCTTCACCTGGGACAAGGATAAATACCAGGGTAATCCCAAGAAGTTTATTACCAAGTTGAACCAGCAGGGTCTCAAGGTCATCCCGATCATCGATCCCGGTGTTAAACAAGATTCTGACTATCACATTTATGCCGAGGGTCTTAAAAAAGGCTATTTCGTTAAATCTGCTGACGGTGATGTCTATATTAACAAAGTATGGCCAGGTAACGCTGCTTTTCCAGACTTCGGTCGTCCAGAAGTTCGTCAGTGGTGGGCTAACAACGGTAAATTTTTAACTGATTTAGGTGTCGCTGGTATTTGGATCGATATGAACGAACCCGCTACGTTCGAAGGTCCGATTCCAGATGACGTGGTCTTTAATGATCAAGACACGCCTTCAACACATAAGAAGATGCATAACGTTTATGGCCATAATATGGCTAAAGCAACCTATACCGGACTAAAAGAGCAAACTGGCAACCGACCATTTGTCATCACACGGGCAGCTTACGCCGGAACTCAGAAATACTCGACTGTTTGGACCGGTGACAACCGCAGTATGTGGCCACATATCCAAATGATGATCCCACAACTCTGCAATCTAGGATTAAGTGGCTTTAGTTTTACTGGAACTGACATTGGTGGCTTTGCCTCAGACACGACATCTGAATTACTGACACGGTGGATTGAAGGGGCAATTTTCAGTCCACTGTTACGGAACCATGCAGCATTAGGGACTCGCCAACAAGAACCATGGGCATTTGGCGAGCCAACGTTAAACATTTATCGCAAGTATCTCAAATTGCGTTATCGTCTGATTCCTTATCTATACGATTTATTTGCTAAGGAAACCAAAACTGGCTTACCAATCATGCGTCCCGTTGTCTTAAACTACGATCAGGACCCTCGTGTACGCGACTTGAATGACGAATATATGGTTGGTGACGACATACTAGTTGCCCCCGTTGTTCAAAAATCTCAATTTAAGCGGTTAGTTTATTTACCAGCTGGTAACTGGGTTGATTTTTGGAACGGTGCTGAGTATGCCGGTAATCAGGATATTGTAGTCGATACCCCACTCGATAAACTACCATTATTTGTAAAACAAAACACCATTTTGCCATGGGGACCCGCTGTTAGCCACATTAGCGATGAGCCGTTGAAAGCGATGACGTTTAGAGTATTTGGTACTCAAGGGACCTACCAACACTATCAAGATAATGGACGTGACTTTAAGTATCAGTCAGGTGAATGGAACAATTACACAATTACCGTTGATCACAACAAGGTTAATGTGCAACTCACTCATCACGGTTATCAACCAGTTTATCAGCAGATCACAGTTGAATTGTCTGATCATGTTGTTAAACTCACTTACGATAATGACAGTAGCTGTTATCGAGAATAG